A window of the Hypomesus transpacificus isolate Combined female chromosome 22, fHypTra1, whole genome shotgun sequence genome harbors these coding sequences:
- the tmem174 gene encoding transmembrane protein 174 gives MLGQRSLPDPALSTIAYGVDTGCSVDVISPGGVPLTLATILPSPLAAGTDASGGAASDSENAGATLLFSGIFMTLVGMTFTAMGWLNLDRNHSQGWIQLMGPILLSVGGSFVFISICKFRLVTCGGCSERPDEDTDPAEERIAPGQSFLFNSINQPIVFQGATVMQYIPPPYASVTPDVSPANAVALNLPPQYYTVCPAENQGFNADDDITMSATTSSRSREERLDNGKDSDEDCTSTRLPPPSYEDIYPSVPTDHLYLRST, from the exons ATGCTGGGGCAGCGGTCTCTGCCCGACCCGGCCCTCAGCACCATAGCCTACGGGGTGGACACAGGCTGTAGCGTGGACGTCATATCCCCCGGTGGCGTCCCTCTGACCCTTGCCACCATCCTTCCTTCACCCCTGGCCGCCGGTACAGATGCCAGCGGCGGAGCCGCGTCGGACAGCGAGAATGCGGGCGCCACGTTGCTCTTCTCTGGGATCTTCATGACCCTGGTGGGCATGACCTTCACGGCAATGGGCTGGCTCAACCTGGACCGCAACCACAGCCAAGGCTGGATCCAATTAATGGGGCCCATTCTCCTGTCTGTGGGAGGAAGCTTCGTCTTCATCAGCATCTGCAAGTTCAGGCTCGTGACCTGCGGGGGATGCTCGGAGCGCCCGGACGAAGACACGGATCCCGCCGAGGAGCGGATCGCCCCGGGCCAATCGTTCCTGTTCAACAGCATCAATCAGCCAATCGTGTTCCAGGGAGCCACGGTGATGCAGTACATCCCGCCACCGTATGCGTCCGTCACCCCAGACGTGAGCCCGGCCAATGCGGTTGCCCTAAACCTTCCCCCGCAGTACTACACGGTGTGTCCAGCGGAGAACCAGGGGTTCAACGCCGATGATGACATCACAATGAGCGCCACAACTAGCAGCAG GTCGCGCGAAGAGAGGCTGGACAACGGAAAAGACTCCGATGAAGACTGCACCTCTACCCGTCTTCCACCACCGTCTTATGAAGATATCTATCCATCAGTGCCGACTGACCACCTGTATCTTCGCTCAACATGA
- the fcho2 gene encoding F-BAR domain only protein 2, whose translation MSTVKSVVCPVCCGFTTLIIGTNRKSPLHLSRAPNTVLSVRMWKALIALLSSAFTLTPDGHAPTLPSACEQHVAGDGATLSAAPPLPSEPRAPPWLPFGPQRLLNSGATTDFNVSQPALRVCSVCLGPIEFEECNTAIATEGAKPRKRKTFAIPGRRKDKDTDSTESTEVEATNAANGAPPGYNGNIDIQNANVPQVDEDGFCIRPEVNENDAKENSFYSSSDSEDEDEPKKFHVEIKPVQPNNGTIQSRATIDELKASIGNISLSPSATSQIRRNQSSDELGKTRMPTSYNDSRLTNSDLLSLDPFGPSPGAGSSPSVASSADLASLFLPSPPSPSLHPNDLDVFLPEEPAEVVSEQELSPHIAESLQQQPQFGASPLQSSATSTSPWDSLDEPFPGLRPIPARAHSAPLSRPMEPLEPSQSPALVPTWATATQPQSADAFCSLSWSKSQWIAFNDDVVPLRRQTISGGGVREPPRTQSIPPTFPPPRFFTDDPADPYNRVSLGSGAKVRLGEPNSTTGDQDIYAPLAAATISQITNVPVPNRPTTPLAAGALVPPPRPSSRPKLPTSKLTGINEIVRPFSPPKATSNASPPPAPLARAESSSSLSSNASLSASNTPTVGPERAPLAASSSSPGPELLLSLSPFLLLSQKDDGFIAKLPTFEKRCETPAGTSRGPSPVTLASQDALPIAVAFTESVNAYFKGADPTKCIVKITGDMTLSFPMGIMKVFTSNPSPAVLTFKLRNTSKLEQILPNQQLLYSDPSQSDSNTRDFWFNMPALTSYLRKSSEQNPTASYYNVDILKYQVVSNGIQSTPLNLAVYWKCTATTTDLRLDYRYNPESMTCPGTLTNLQVLVPVDGGVTSMQALPNAIWNTEQQKSLWKLSDISDNEGSGSLRAKFELSDGPSTPSTLAVQFMSEGSTLSGVDMELPGSGYRLSLNKKRFATGRYMADC comes from the exons CGGCACCCCCCCTGCCCTCGGAGCCCCGTGCTCCACCCTGGCTGCCGTTTGGGCCACAGCGTCTCCTGAACTCTGGAGCAACTACAGAT TTCAACGTGTCTCAGCCTGCTTTAAGAGTGTGTTCTGTTTGCTTAGGGCCCATCGAGTTTGAGGAGTGCAACACCGCTATTGCCActgaag GAGCCAAacccaggaagaggaagacttTCGCCATCCCAGGACGCAGAAAAGACAAGGACACGGACTCCAC AGAATCCACTGAAGTTGAAGCTACC AACGCTGCCAATGGAGCACCCCCAGGGTACAATGGGAACATAGACATCCAAAACGCC AATGTTCCCCAGGTTGACGAAGACGGTTTCTGTATCAGGCCCGAGGTCAATGAAAATG ATGCCAAAGAGAACTCTTTCTACTCGTCAAGTGACtccgaggacgaggacgagccCAAGAAGTTCCACGTGGAGATCAAGCCGGTGCAGCCCAACAACGGAACCATCCAGAGCCGGGCCACGATCGACGAGCTCAAGGCCTCCATTGGGAACATCAGCCTATCGCCCTCCGCCACG AGTCAGATTCGGAGGAATCAATCCA GTGATGAGCTAGGAAAGACTAGGATGCCGACATCTTATAATGA caGCAGACTGACCAACAGTGACCTGCTGTCGCTGGATCCGTTTGGCCCCTCCCCTGGAgccggctcctccccctctgtcgcCTCATCTGCAG ACCTCGCTTCCCTTTTCCTCCCCAGTCCTCCTTCTCCGTCTCTCCACCCGAATGACTTAGATGTCTTTCTGCCAGAGGAGCCAG CTGAGGTGGTGTCAGAGCAAGAGCTCTCGCCCCACATTGCTGAAAgcctgcagcagcagccccaATTTGGCGCCTCTCCCCTCCAATCCTCggccacctccacctctccctgggACTCCCTGGATGAGCCCTTCCCGGGGCTGAGGCCCATCCCAGCCAGGGCCCATAGCGCCCCCCTCAGCAGGCCCATGGAGCCCCTGGAACCCTCCCAGAGCCCAGCGCTCGTCCCAACCTGGGCCACAGCCACGCAGCCTCAGAGTGCAGACGccttctgctccctctcctggtccaaGAGCCAGTGGATCGCCTTCAATGATGACGTTGTGCCATTGCGCCGCCAGACTATTagcggtgggggggtgagggagccCCCCCGGACCCAGTCCATCCCCCCCACCTTTCCTCCACCCCGCTTCTTCACTGACGACCCCGCTGACCCCTACAACAGGGTGTCTCTGGGCAGTGGGGCAAAGGTTAGGTTAGGGGAGCCAAACAGCACCACCGGTGACCAGGATATCTACGCTCCACTGGCAGCAGCTACAATCAGCCAGATCACCAACG TGCCTGTCCCCAAccgccccaccacccccctggCTGCTGGAGCCCTGGTGCCCCCCCCTCGACCCTCCTCCAGGCCCAAGCTGCCCACCAGCAAGCTCACTGGCATCAATGAGATT GTGCGGCCGTTTAGCCCGCCCAAGGCGACGTCCAACGCCAGCCCGCCTCCGGCACCGCTGGCCCGGGCAGagagctcctcctctctgtcctccaacGCCTCTCTGAGCGCGAGCAACACGCCCACAGTGG GGCCGGAGCGTGCCCCCCTCGccgcctcgtcctcctctccagggccagagcttctcctctccctctctcccttcctcctcctcagtcaga AGGACGATGGCTTCATAGCCAAGCTGCCCACCTTTGAGAAGCGCTGTGAGACGCCCGCAG ggaCATCTCGCGGACCCAGCCCGGTGACCCTGGCTTCCCAGGATGCTTTGCCCATCGCTGTGGCCTTCACAGAATCTGTTAATGCCTACTTCAAAGGAGCTGATCCTACTAA GTGCATAGTGAAGATCACCGGAGACATGACGCTCTCCTTCCCCATGGGCATCATGAAGGTGTTCACCAGCAACCCCTCTCCCGCCGTGCTCACCTTCAAACTGAGGAACACCAGCAAGCTGGAGCAGATCCTGCCCAATCAGCAGCTACTGTACAG CGACCCCTCACAGAGCGACTCCAACACCAGGGATTTCTGGTTCAACATGCCGGCCCTGACATCGTACCTAAGGAAGTCCTCAGAGCAGAACCCCACAGCCTCCTACTACAACGTCGACATCCTCAAGTACCAG GTGGTGTCCAATGGTATCCAGTCCACCCCTCTGAACCTGGCGGTGTACTGGAAGTGCACGGCCACCACCACCGACCTGCGCCTCGACTACCGCTACAACCCGGAGTCCATGACCTGCCCGGGCACGCTCACCAACCTCCAGGTCCTAGTGCCCGTTGATGGAGGGGTCACCAGCATGCAAGCTCTGCCCAACGCCATCTG GAACACAGAGCAGCAGAAATCGTTATGGAAGCTGAGCGATATCTCTGACAATGAAG GCTCGGGGTCTCTCAGGGCTAAGTTTGAGCTTTCCGAtggcccctccaccccctccaccctggccGTCCAGTTCATGAGCGAGGGGAGCACACTCTCGGGGGTGGACATGGAGCTGCCCGGCTCTGGGTACCGACTCTCCCTCAATAAAAAGCGGTTTGCCACAG GGCGCTACATGGCAGACTGCTGA